The following coding sequences lie in one Methanothermobacter sp. MT-2 genomic window:
- a CDS encoding precorrin-6Y methylase, which yields MVLYLVGVGPGSLEFVTPAAQKAVKESDLVIGSERALELFDKDGEMLAFDGKNVRKRLEEGVKRAFRGETVSILSTGDPGFSGVLKPVKEIIKRLDIELDVQVIPGISSIQLCAARLLLPWNNADILTLHGRKDDEILKIIDNGRPTILLPSKNPSETASFLIKNGVDPQRKVAICERLSYHDERVMTMKLKDVKNSKFSYMCVMVIY from the coding sequence ATGGTTTTATATCTTGTGGGTGTCGGGCCAGGATCACTAGAATTTGTCACACCAGCAGCACAAAAAGCTGTTAAGGAATCTGACTTGGTTATTGGAAGTGAAAGAGCCCTGGAATTGTTTGATAAAGATGGGGAGATGTTGGCATTTGATGGTAAAAATGTGAGAAAAAGACTAGAAGAGGGTGTTAAAAGGGCTTTTAGGGGTGAAACAGTTTCCATACTTTCAACAGGTGACCCTGGCTTTTCAGGTGTCCTGAAACCAGTAAAGGAGATCATAAAAAGGCTTGACATAGAGTTGGATGTTCAGGTTATCCCAGGCATCAGTTCAATCCAATTATGCGCAGCCCGACTATTACTACCATGGAACAATGCAGATATCTTAACATTACATGGAAGAAAAGATGATGAAATACTCAAAATCATTGACAATGGAAGACCCACAATCCTATTACCATCAAAAAATCCGAGTGAAACAGCATCATTCCTAATAAAAAATGGCGTAGATCCCCAGAGAAAAGTTGCAATATGTGAAAGACTAAGTTACCATGATGAACGAGTCATGACAATGAAACTAAAAGATGTTAAAAATTCGAAGTTCAGTTACATGTGCGTCATGGTAATATATTAG
- a CDS encoding ferredoxin encodes MAWFAGVPREEIEWYPTIDPEKCLKCGMCMNCGQNVYKWTKDGPVVAQPYKCVVGCTTCETLCQGEAISFPDKQKLREFYEEHGIWAKVKKELKEEGKLEPQE; translated from the coding sequence ATGGCATGGTTTGCAGGAGTTCCACGGGAAGAAATAGAATGGTATCCTACCATAGACCCCGAAAAATGCCTGAAATGTGGAATGTGCATGAATTGCGGACAAAATGTTTATAAATGGACCAAGGACGGGCCAGTGGTTGCACAACCCTACAAATGTGTTGTTGGTTGCACAACCTGCGAAACACTTTGTCAAGGAGAAGCAATAAGCTTCCCAGACAAGCAAAAACTCCGTGAATTCTACGAAGAACATGGTATCTGGGCAAAAGTCAAAAAAGAACTCAAAGAAGAAGGTAAACTAGAACCCCAAGAATAA